A genomic stretch from Telopea speciosissima isolate NSW1024214 ecotype Mountain lineage chromosome 7, Tspe_v1, whole genome shotgun sequence includes:
- the LOC122667890 gene encoding transcription factor PIF1-like, which produces MNHCVPDFELEEEELNFNPTPSGLHWQKKSKLPEEEELVELVWQNGQVVMQSQSHTQRSPKKSSQRDAILDVRSCATAAEEDASRHLFMQEDEMVSWMHYPYPLEDSFDRDFCSDLLYTSPTRNISHLSKVTQIPEENKTTAPAPAGALPQATPRLPPIPLSRQAEHSSRKKFRPPVLDKVVRESTVIDSNETPAVGPGSRVSNGARISAPVSGENLGCGSIVGDVTTTDLVRELNCETTVTSSSAVSGGSAEQLGRPPTVDRKRKGREEEDTESHSEDVESMDEKKQARGSTSARRARAAEVHNLSERKRRDRINEKMKALQELIPRCNKSDKASMLDEAIEYLKSLQLQVQMMSMGCSMVPMMFPSVQHFMPPMGMGIGMGMGMGMDMGMSRPMLPFPPVLAGSTMPNPAAAAHLSPSLPLPPFHLPAVSTSDLSRMQAAPNQSDPAIMNSIGIQSLNQHQVPSFVNPYQHYISLHQMQVSPPQVQAIARPSTSKGVDTPENHQSG; this is translated from the exons ATGAATCACTGTGTTCCTGATTTTGAATTAGAGGAGGAAGAGTTGAACTTTAACCCAACACCCTCGGGATTACACTGGCAGAAGAAATCGAAACT tccagaggaagaagagctgGTGGAGCTGGTATGGCAAAATGGTCAGGTCGTTATGCAGAGCCAGAGCCATACACAGAGATCTCCCAAAAAATCTTCACAGAGAGATGCAATCTTGGACGTCCGATCGTGTGCTACGGCGGCAGAGGAAGACGCATCGCGTCATCTGTTCATGCAGGAAGACGAGATGGTCTCATGGATGCACTACCCTTATCCTCTCGAGGATTCCTTCGACCGAGACTTCTGTTCTGATCTCCTCTACACTTCTCCGACCAGAAACATCAGCCATTTGAGTAAGGTTACTCAGATTCCGGAAGAAAATAAGACTACGGCTCCGGCTCCGGCTGGTGCTCTGCCACAGGCGACTCCACGGCTGCCGCCAATACCTCTTTCGAGGCAAGCGGAACATTCGTCCAGAAAAAAATTTCGGCCGCCCGTATTGGATAAGGTGGTGAGGGAATCGACAGTTATAGATTCGAACGAGACGCCGGCAGTGGGACCCGGATCTCGGGTTTCGAACGGTGCGAGAATTTCGGCGCCGGTTTCTGGTGAGAACTTGGGGTGCGGGAGTATTGTGGGCGATGTAACGACGACGGATTTGGTGAGAGAGTTGAACTGCGAGACAACCGTGACGTCATCTTCCGCCGTCTCCGGTGGTAGTGCAGAGCAGTTAGGGAGGCCACCGACAGTTGACCGTAAacggaagggaagagaagaagaagacaccGAGAGCCACAGTGAG GATGTGGAATCCATGGATGAAAAGAAACAAGCTCGTGGGTCGACATCAGCTAGAAGAGCTCGTGCTGCCGAGGTCCACAATCTCTCTGAGAGG AAGCGTCGAGATAGGATAAATGAGAAGATGAAGGCCTTGCAAGAACTCATACCTCGATGCAACAAG TCAGACAAAGCTTCAATGCTGGACGAGGCAATAGAGTACTTGAAGTCTTTACAGTTACAAGTGCAG ATGATGTCTATGGGATGCAGCATGGTTCCTATGATGTTCCCCAGTGTCCAGCACTTCATGCCTCCAATGGGGATGGGAATAGGGATGGGGATGGGTATGGGCATGGATATGGGTATGAGCAGACCAATGCTGCCATTTCCTCCGGTATTAGCTGGCTCAACCATGCCTAATCCAGCTGCAGCAGCTCATCTTAGTCCAAGTCTCCCTTTGCCTCCATTTCATCTACCCGCTGTATCTACTTCTGATCTATCCAGAATGCAAGCAGCGCCAAACCAGTCAGATCCAGCAATCATGAACTCAATTGGCATCCAGAGTCT